Proteins encoded within one genomic window of Komagataella phaffii GS115 chromosome 3, complete sequence:
- a CDS encoding Serine/threonine protein kinase involved in regulation of exocytosis encodes MDREQGILPQDPFSNSVHVPKLRASSGGQPQKPVIQNSAPATARMLRNASSSTSAALLKELNTHEHSQRQHTPQKQPSLDAPAALVPVESATKQFHRTSIGDWEFSNTIGAGSMGKVKVAKHRVTHEVCAIKIVIRSAKIWQRNHQNDPEPETEEKRKKLRDEYKKELERDERTVREAALGKIMYHPNICRLFECYTMSNHYYMLFEIVQGVQLLDYIVSHGKLKETRVRQFARSIASALDYCHSNNIVHRDLKIENIMINNKGEIKLIDFGLSNMYDRRNLLKTFCGSLYFAAPELLSCRPYIGPEIDVWSFGVVLFVLVSGKVPFDDDSVPKLHAKIKRGKVEYPEFISPLCHSLLSQMLVVNPDHRVTLKAAMEHPWMTLGFAGPPSNYLPQRSPIVLPLDLSVVREIANLGLGNEEQIARDITNLISSREYEACVERWKLDQQKANIKGYSARDDSAIIAFHPLLSTYYLVDEMRKRKLAKGALKGQTSVLDTVKVSPDIPKTPAIPQKLETTDVEQPLLATVPPAYTSPHGQPAELEAMIEPAQPLSSAHPFEMDMTQQQHASRKTHIKHAPERQDRGGYNVHKNNSGGLNSLFRRLSGKRPHKNEAEWEPSSPPPQVHPFSVNDADRTSVRGVSPITQPAAVKNVTSNNSKNYLDPVDDSKLVRRVGSLRITNKEKQQVTSDFPRLPNFTIPEQPPKNAPIPIHAQPTTTGTTFQSNDHEIKKKLQASTSPNEQRGPPTLAPSQQRRLHPTARAKSLGHSRKQSLNFKFGGPANNQLPALPTKENYDVFEDAQITDNNLLNPEGKYSANTNVHIKPMTESQILFEAEHAPPGTMPSVEYPRTLFLKGFFSVQTTSSKPLPVIRYNIIAALCKLNIQFTEVNGGFVCVYRKTENLQIGDIRSPVIESRVTDDTDSDVANSSKLSSSSTANTRVNVIEDDSSSPSSARLKHRRKFSLGNGILNHIRKPTLDGTEFDDYDATVNTPVTPAPANVHSRSSSYHTESDNESMESLHDIRGGSDMILKNVPERNARQIDTVKEEETDDDDLGSINEGSTHRTPLKFEIHIVKVPLVGLYGVRFKKILGNAWIYKRLASKLLQELNL; translated from the coding sequence ATGGATAGAGAACAGGGTATTCTGCCACAGGATCCCTTCTCCAACTCGGTGCATGTACCAAAGTTGAGAGCTTCTTCTGGTGGCCAGCCACAGAAGCCTGTAATACAAAATTCTGCTCCTGCTACTGCTAGGATGCTTCGCAATGCAAGTTCAAGTACGTCAGCAgctttgttgaaagaattaaACACACATGAACACTCTCAACGTCAACATACTCCACAGAAACAACCATCATTGGATGCCCCGGCAGCATTGGTTCCAGTTGAATCTGCCACAAAACAATTCCACCGAACCTCCATTGGAGACTGGGAATTTAGTAATACAATTGGGGCAGGCTCGATGGGTAAGGTCAAAGTCGCCAAACATAGAGTCACTCACGAGGTATGTGCCATCAAAATAGTCATTAGGTCAGCCAAAATCTGGCAGAGAAATCACCAAAACGATCCAGAAcctgaaactgaagaaaaaagaaagaagctgCGTGATGAATACAAGAAGGAATTGGAACGCGATGAACGTACTGTCAGAGAGGCAGCACTAGGAAAAATAATGTACCACCCAAATATTTGTCGGTTGTTCGAATGCTATACAATGTCTAATCACTACTACATGCTTTTTGAAATAGTCCAGGGGGTACAGTTACTGGATTATATTGTTTCTCATGGcaaattgaaggaaacaCGCGTTCGCCAGTTTGCCAGAAGCATTGCTTCTGCTTTAGATTACTGCCATTCTAATAACATCGTTCACAGAGatctgaaaattgaaaacataATGATTAACAACAAGGGTGAAATCAAGTTGATTGACTTTGGCCTTTCCAACATGTATGATAGAAGAAATCTCCTGAAAACCTTTTGCGGCTCCCTATACTTTGCAGCACCGGAGCTTTTGTCTTGCCGTCCTTACATTGGTCCTGAAATTGATGTCTGGTCTTTTGGGGTTGTATTATTTGTCCTTGTTTCCGGTAAGGTTCCCTTTGATGACGACAGCGTGCCAAAGCTTCATGCTAAAAtcaaaagaggaaaagttGAGTATCCTGAGTTTATTTCACCTTTATGTCATTCATTGCTATCTCAGATGTTAGTCGTTAATCCAGATCATAGAGTCACTTTGAAAGCTGCAATGGAGCACCCTTGGATGACCTTAGGATTTGCAGGGCCTCCATCAAACTATCTCCCTCAGCGGTCACCTATTGTATTACCGTTGGATTTAAGTGTAGTAAGAGAGATTGCAAATCTGGGTTTAGGAAATGAAGAACAAATTGCTCGAGATATCACAAACCTGATCTCGAGCAGAGAATATGAAGCGTGTGTTGAGAGGTGGAAACTTGATCAACAGAAAGCTAATATCAAGGGCTATTCCGCGCGTGACGATTCTGCTATCATCGCCTTCCACCCGTTACTTTCAACGTACTACCTCGTGGATGAAatgaggaagaggaagctAGCAAAAGGTGCTCTCAAGGGACAGACCTCGGTATTAGACACTGTCAAGGTGTCTCCAGACATTCCAAAGACACCAGCTATTCCCCAGAAACTAGAAACTACGGATGTGGAACAGCCATTGCTTGCCACTGTCCCACCTGCTTATACATCTCCGCATGGACAGCCAGCTGAACTGGAAGCGATGATTGAACCGGCACAGCCATTATCTAGTGCTCATCCTTTCGAGATGGATATGACGCAGCAACAACATGCTAGCAGAAAGACCCATATCAAGCATGCTCCAGAACGACAAGATCGTGGCGGCTATAATGTACACAAGAATAACTCTGGTGGTCTTAACTCTTTATTCCGAAGACTCAGTGGAAAACGACCCCATAAGAATGAGGCTGAATGGGAGCCTTCATCTCCCCCACCTCAAGTTCATCCATTTTCAGTTAATGATGCGGACAGGACTTCAGTACGTGGCGTTTCACCAATTACTCAACCAGCTGCTGTGAAGAATGTGACCTCCAATAACTCCAAAAACTACCTGGACCCTGTTGATGATAGTAAATTAGTTCGTCGTGTAGGAAGTTTGAGAATTaccaacaaagaaaagcaaCAAGTGACATCTGACTTTCCCCGACTGCCCAATTTTACGATTCCAGAGCAACCGCCTAAGAATGCTCCCATACCGATACATGCCCAACCTACCACTACAGGTACAACCTTTCAATCCAATGATcatgaaatcaaaaagaagTTACAGGCTTCGACTAGTCCAAACGAACAACGTGGGCCTCCAACATTGGCTCCTAGTCAACAGAGACGGCTACATCCCACTGCGAGAGCCAAGTCACTTGGCCATTCTCGCAAGCAATCGCTTAATTTCAAATTCGGAGGACCAGCAAACAATCAATTACCTGCGTTGCCTACTAAAGAAAATTATGATGTGTTTGAAGATGCCCAAATTACCGATAACAATTTATTAAACCCAGAAGGGAAATACTCTGCTAATACTAACGTGCATATCAAACCAATGACAGAATCCCAAATTTTATTTGAGGCAGAACATGCTCCACCTGGAACTATGCCCTCAGTTGAGTACCCCAGGACCTTGTTTCTCAAAGGATTTTTCTCTGTTCAGACTACATCCTCGAAGCCGTTACCTGTTATTCGATACAACATTATAGCAGCTCTCTGCAAACTTAACATTCAATTCACTGAAGTTAACGGTGGGTTTGTTTGCGTTTACagaaaaactgaaaatttACAAATTGGGGATATCAGATCTCCAGTTATAGAGTCAAGAGTGACCGATGACACTGACTCCGATGTTGCAAACTCTTCCAAATTGTCATCTTCGTCAACAGCCAATACCAGAGTCAATGTTATTGAGGATGATAGTTCATCGCCGTCCTCAGCAAGATTGAAACATCGCCGAAAGTTTTCTCTTGGAAACGGAATCCTTAACCATATAAGGAAACCCACGCTTGACGGGACAGAATTTGATGACTACGATGCAACCGTAAATACCCCTGTTACTCCTGCACCTGCAAATGTTCATTCTCGTTCATCGTCTTATCATACCGAGAGTGATAATGAGTCCATGGAGTCGCTGCATGATATAAGAGGTGGCAGTGAtatgatcttgaaaaatgttCCAGAAAGAAATGCTAGACAGATAGACACAGTcaaggaagaggaaacagatgatgatgatcttgGTAGTATCAACGAAGGATCAACACACCGTACacctttgaaatttgaaattcatATTGTCAAAGTCCCTCTGGTTGGACTATATGGTGTGAGGTTCAAGAAAATTCTGGGAAATGCTTGGATTTACAAAAGGTTGGCGTCAAAGCTGCTACAAGAATTGAATTTATAG